Proteins encoded by one window of Sulfurospirillum barnesii SES-3:
- a CDS encoding amino acid permease: protein MHKHKLSRGLQNRHVQLIALGGAIGTGLFLGVSTTVQLTGPAVLLGYALGGFIAFMIMRQLGEMVVEEPVAGSFSHFANKYWHPFAGFASGWNYWILYVLVGMAELTAIGTFVHFWLPQIPVWVSAAFFFVLVNLVNLVNVRIYGEFEFWFSIIKVVAIVAMIAFGSYLLISGNGGESAKISNLWALEGGFFPHGLQGFLMAMVFIMFSFGGLELIGIAAAETDDPSHTIPMATNQVIYRILIFYIGALAILLSLMPWMNMTKDVTPFVMVFKVIDQNIIAHVLNAIVLTAALSVYNSGVYSNSRMLFGLAMQGNAPKKLMKLNSKGVPVNAVLFSALITGTCVVLNYFMPQDAFKFLMALVVSALVVNWFMISFAHLKFRYAMMKKHIEPKFKAFWFPFGNILCLAFFVMILGIMLFIEGISTSVYLIPIWLGVLAIGYKLSRK from the coding sequence ATGCACAAACATAAGCTTTCAAGAGGCTTACAAAATAGGCATGTACAATTAATTGCCTTAGGTGGAGCGATTGGAACGGGTCTTTTTTTAGGAGTTTCAACCACCGTTCAACTAACAGGTCCTGCGGTACTTTTAGGGTATGCACTGGGTGGATTTATTGCGTTTATGATTATGAGACAACTGGGTGAAATGGTTGTTGAAGAGCCTGTGGCTGGCTCATTTAGTCACTTTGCGAACAAATACTGGCACCCGTTTGCGGGTTTTGCCTCAGGATGGAACTACTGGATTTTGTATGTTTTAGTGGGTATGGCAGAACTCACCGCCATTGGTACCTTTGTCCATTTTTGGTTGCCACAGATTCCTGTGTGGGTTTCAGCGGCATTTTTCTTTGTGTTGGTCAACCTTGTCAATTTGGTGAATGTTCGCATTTACGGCGAGTTTGAGTTTTGGTTCTCTATTATTAAAGTGGTGGCGATTGTTGCGATGATTGCTTTTGGAAGTTACTTACTCATCAGTGGAAACGGTGGAGAGAGTGCGAAAATTAGCAATCTTTGGGCGCTTGAGGGTGGTTTTTTCCCACACGGGCTTCAAGGCTTTTTAATGGCGATGGTGTTCATTATGTTCTCTTTTGGTGGCTTAGAATTGATTGGTATCGCAGCTGCTGAGACGGATGATCCCAGTCATACCATTCCCATGGCGACCAATCAAGTGATTTATCGTATTTTGATTTTTTACATTGGAGCATTGGCGATTTTGCTCTCCTTAATGCCATGGATGAACATGACCAAAGATGTCACCCCTTTTGTGATGGTGTTTAAAGTGATTGACCAAAATATTATTGCACATGTGCTTAATGCCATTGTCTTAACCGCAGCGCTTTCGGTGTATAACAGCGGAGTTTACTCCAACTCTCGTATGCTTTTTGGTTTGGCGATGCAAGGCAATGCGCCGAAAAAGTTGATGAAACTAAACTCCAAAGGTGTGCCTGTCAATGCGGTACTTTTCTCTGCGCTCATTACAGGAACGTGTGTCGTGCTCAACTATTTTATGCCTCAAGATGCCTTTAAATTTTTAATGGCGCTCGTGGTTTCTGCTTTGGTGGTGAATTGGTTTATGATTAGTTTTGCGCACCTTAAATTTCGCTACGCTATGATGAAAAAGCACATTGAGCCAAAATTTAAAGCCTTTTGGTTTCCTTTTGGCAACATTTTATGTTTGGCGTTTTTTGTGATGATTTTGGGCATTATGCTTTTTATTGAGGGGATTAGCACCTCAGTTTATCTTATTCCGATTTGGTTGGGAGTCCTTGCCATCGGTTATAAACTCTCTCGCAAATAA
- the uvrA gene encoding excinuclease ABC subunit UvrA, giving the protein MIKIYGAKENNLKNINLEIPKNKLVVFTGLSGSGKSTLAFDTLYAEGQRRYIESLSSYARQFLDRVGKPDVEKIEGLTPAIAIDQKTTSKNPRSTVGTITEIYDYMRLLFARVGKQHCHLCGKEISQMSVADIIEQVLKLPPETKLSILAPLVREKKGSFADMIEALRHKGYVRAQIDGVMVRLDEEIELSKTKKHTIKVIIDRVVIREENKERIATDIEKALLESYGEVELDIANAEEVGLPTSHIHYSEHLACFDCKISFEPLEPLSFSFNSPKGACGVCDGLGIRYTLDLKKIINENVSIQEGAIKIFYGFNKSFYAKFLEAYCEAAGINTRIPYEELEEHQQRAILHGGVEEATFFWKKHKLTRKWEGVIKIAYDMLKDEKELGEYMSEKVCDTCGGYRLKAESLAVRVAGKNIADILEMPIDKCLEFFKNDENFAYMKAQHRMISEPILKEIRERLFFLFDVGLGYISLGRDARTISGGEAQRIRIASQIGSGLTGVMYVLDEPSIGLHERDTLKLIRTLRNLQKKGNSVIVVEHDKETIQSADFIVDIGPGAGKFGGEIVFKGNKEELLKSSTLTAQYLNGTKIINYRENRAQERWIELNHVTINNIQNLDVKIPLGNLVAITGVSGSGKSSLILQTLLPVAKEYLNRAKKVNKVAGVECIGLEQLDKVIYLDQSPIGRTPRSNPATYTGVMDEIRALFAKTKEAQIRGYSVGRFSFNVKGGRCEKCQGDGEIKIEMHFLPDIMVKCDSCKGHRYNAQTLEIKYKGKSISDVLSMSVDEAFEFFKAIPKIHQKVQTLVDVGLGYITLGQNAVTLSGGEAQRIKLAKELSKKDTGNTLYVLDEPTTGLHFADVDRLVKVLHHLTDMGNSVLVIEHNMDVIKNADYLIDMGPEGGSYGGRIIAIGTPLEVASGAEKSGSYTGKFLALELESEKK; this is encoded by the coding sequence ATGATAAAAATTTACGGTGCAAAAGAGAACAATCTTAAAAATATTAACCTTGAAATTCCCAAAAATAAACTGGTCGTTTTTACGGGGCTGAGTGGAAGTGGTAAGAGTACTTTAGCGTTTGATACCCTCTATGCGGAGGGACAACGCCGTTACATTGAATCGCTCTCCTCGTACGCAAGGCAGTTTTTAGACAGAGTGGGTAAGCCTGATGTGGAGAAAATTGAAGGGCTCACCCCTGCTATTGCCATTGACCAAAAAACGACCAGTAAAAACCCTCGCTCAACCGTGGGGACAATTACAGAAATTTATGATTATATGCGTTTATTGTTTGCACGGGTGGGAAAACAGCACTGCCATTTGTGTGGTAAAGAGATTTCACAGATGTCTGTGGCAGATATTATTGAACAGGTTTTAAAACTTCCCCCTGAGACGAAACTCTCCATTTTAGCGCCTTTGGTGCGTGAAAAGAAGGGCAGTTTTGCTGATATGATAGAAGCTTTGCGTCATAAAGGGTATGTCAGAGCGCAAATTGATGGCGTGATGGTGCGTTTGGATGAGGAGATAGAGCTTTCAAAAACGAAAAAGCATACCATTAAAGTCATTATTGACCGTGTGGTGATTCGTGAAGAGAACAAAGAGCGTATTGCTACAGACATTGAAAAAGCGCTTTTGGAGAGTTATGGTGAGGTGGAGCTTGATATTGCCAACGCTGAAGAAGTAGGGCTTCCAACATCGCACATTCATTACAGTGAACATTTGGCATGTTTTGATTGTAAGATTAGTTTTGAACCCTTAGAGCCTCTCTCTTTTTCATTTAACTCCCCCAAAGGGGCGTGCGGTGTGTGCGATGGTTTGGGCATTCGCTATACGCTTGATTTAAAGAAAATCATCAATGAAAATGTGAGCATTCAAGAGGGTGCCATCAAGATTTTTTATGGTTTTAATAAAAGTTTTTATGCCAAATTTTTAGAAGCCTACTGTGAGGCTGCTGGTATTAATACCCGTATTCCTTATGAAGAACTCGAAGAGCATCAACAGCGTGCTATTTTGCATGGCGGGGTGGAAGAAGCGACCTTCTTTTGGAAAAAACATAAACTCACTCGCAAATGGGAAGGGGTCATCAAAATCGCTTATGACATGCTCAAAGATGAAAAAGAGTTGGGCGAGTACATGAGTGAAAAGGTGTGCGATACCTGTGGCGGATACCGCTTAAAAGCGGAGAGTTTAGCGGTGAGAGTGGCGGGGAAAAACATTGCGGATATTTTAGAGATGCCTATTGATAAATGTTTGGAATTTTTCAAAAACGATGAGAATTTTGCCTATATGAAAGCCCAACATAGGATGATTTCAGAGCCCATTTTAAAAGAGATACGTGAACGCCTTTTCTTTTTATTTGATGTGGGGCTTGGCTATATTAGTCTAGGACGGGATGCGAGAACGATTAGCGGTGGTGAGGCGCAACGTATTCGCATTGCATCACAAATTGGCAGTGGCTTAACAGGGGTGATGTATGTTTTGGATGAGCCGAGCATTGGATTGCATGAGAGAGATACGCTTAAACTCATTCGTACCCTGCGAAATTTACAAAAAAAAGGCAACTCGGTTATTGTGGTAGAACACGACAAAGAGACCATACAAAGCGCTGATTTTATTGTGGATATTGGACCTGGGGCGGGTAAGTTTGGAGGGGAAATTGTTTTTAAAGGAAACAAAGAGGAGCTTTTAAAAAGCAGTACGCTGACCGCACAGTATCTGAATGGCACAAAGATTATTAATTACCGAGAAAATAGGGCTCAAGAGCGTTGGATTGAGCTCAATCATGTCACGATTAACAACATTCAAAACCTTGATGTTAAAATCCCCTTAGGTAATTTAGTAGCCATTACGGGTGTGAGTGGCAGCGGAAAGAGCTCACTTATTTTGCAAACTTTACTTCCTGTGGCAAAAGAGTATCTCAACCGTGCTAAAAAGGTGAACAAAGTAGCAGGTGTGGAGTGCATCGGGCTTGAGCAACTCGATAAAGTCATTTATCTTGATCAAAGTCCTATTGGAAGAACCCCACGCTCCAATCCTGCGACGTATACAGGTGTGATGGATGAGATTCGAGCACTGTTTGCGAAAACCAAAGAGGCGCAAATACGTGGATACAGTGTTGGACGCTTTTCATTTAACGTGAAGGGTGGACGCTGTGAGAAGTGTCAAGGCGATGGCGAAATAAAAATAGAGATGCACTTCTTGCCTGACATTATGGTGAAATGCGATAGCTGCAAAGGGCACCGTTACAACGCACAAACGCTGGAGATTAAATACAAAGGCAAATCCATTTCAGATGTGCTTAGTATGAGCGTAGATGAAGCCTTTGAATTTTTTAAAGCCATTCCTAAAATTCATCAAAAAGTGCAAACCTTAGTTGATGTCGGGTTGGGCTACATCACATTGGGGCAAAATGCGGTGACACTAAGTGGCGGTGAGGCACAGCGTATTAAGCTGGCTAAGGAGCTTAGTAAAAAAGATACGGGCAATACACTCTATGTTTTAGATGAGCCAACCACAGGGTTACACTTTGCTGACGTGGATAGACTGGTCAAAGTGTTACATCATCTCACAGATATGGGCAATTCGGTTTTAGTCATTGAGCATAATATGGATGTCATCAAAAATGCTGATTATTTGATTGATATGGGACCTGAGGGTGGAAGCTATGGTGGTCGTATAATAGCGATAGGAACGCCCTTAGAAGTGGCTTCTGGTGCTGAAAAATCAGGCAGTTATACGGGCAAATTTTTAGCTTTAGAATTAGAAAGTGAGAAAAAATAG
- a CDS encoding c-type cytochrome has translation MDIIGQFPLFYFPEFGSAWMMGVTGTIHILASHTSVGAAMLFAFLAHKAYTENRNDYYPYMKKYGMFLLIFSYVIGSITGPGIWYTATAASPRGISALIHNFVWVWATEWVFFVYEVIGVFVLVYFMNKIDKKTHLQLTYTFAIASVGTLALIIGIISFMMWPGTQAYYTTGSASDAFFGINTFPHMFLRIGFMIMLSGVIGLVISSAMRKENEALSNELSRKMGYVSILGGFITLFFFIWYMGTLPDNAHAVFAFSKDEIIQNRIILTLLFMVYFAVAIIKPKFINPVLASAMIGVILISGLWSGEKLRESMRKPYVAGQYIYSNQIISRDVPGKHIKSELPIIAEKGLLHVNPFVPQRLKTLTDENRLEAGELLAKMACSNCHSLEKTGVFRPLKDRLVGMDKEGVKAILYAIGEGSFSYMPTLKLPENEYDAMAEYFASLKY, from the coding sequence ATGGATATAATAGGACAATTTCCATTGTTTTATTTTCCAGAATTTGGAAGTGCTTGGATGATGGGTGTCACGGGCACGATACACATCTTAGCTTCGCATACGTCAGTTGGAGCAGCGATGCTTTTTGCCTTCTTGGCACACAAAGCGTACACAGAAAATCGAAATGACTACTATCCGTATATGAAAAAATACGGTATGTTTTTGTTGATTTTTTCTTACGTCATAGGCTCTATCACAGGTCCTGGTATTTGGTACACCGCAACGGCGGCTAGCCCTAGAGGTATTAGTGCTCTGATTCACAACTTTGTATGGGTTTGGGCAACCGAGTGGGTCTTTTTTGTATATGAAGTCATCGGCGTTTTTGTGCTGGTCTACTTCATGAACAAAATAGACAAAAAAACACATCTTCAGCTTACCTACACCTTTGCCATTGCTTCGGTGGGAACCTTAGCACTTATCATTGGTATTATCAGTTTTATGATGTGGCCAGGCACACAAGCGTACTATACAACAGGCAGTGCAAGTGATGCTTTTTTTGGGATCAATACCTTCCCCCATATGTTCTTGCGTATTGGTTTTATGATTATGCTCTCAGGGGTGATTGGTTTGGTTATTTCCAGTGCCATGCGAAAAGAAAACGAAGCGCTCTCCAATGAACTCAGCCGCAAAATGGGCTATGTGAGTATCTTGGGTGGGTTTATTACCCTCTTTTTCTTTATCTGGTATATGGGAACACTCCCTGATAATGCGCATGCTGTTTTTGCATTTTCTAAAGATGAGATTATTCAAAATAGAATTATTTTGACCCTTCTTTTTATGGTGTATTTTGCAGTGGCTATTATCAAGCCGAAGTTTATTAACCCAGTACTTGCTAGTGCTATGATCGGTGTGATTCTTATCTCAGGATTGTGGTCGGGTGAGAAATTAAGAGAGTCTATGCGAAAACCCTATGTTGCGGGTCAGTACATCTACTCCAACCAAATCATCAGCCGTGATGTTCCTGGTAAACATATTAAAAGTGAACTTCCCATCATTGCGGAAAAAGGACTTTTACATGTAAACCCTTTTGTGCCACAACGTCTGAAAACACTCACGGATGAAAACAGACTTGAAGCAGGAGAACTCTTAGCCAAAATGGCGTGTTCAAACTGTCACTCGTTGGAAAAAACGGGGGTGTTTAGACCGTTAAAAGACAGACTCGTGGGTATGGATAAAGAGGGCGTTAAGGCTATTTTATACGCCATAGGCGAAGGTTCATTTTCTTATATGCCAACCCTCAAATTACCCGAAAACGAATACGATGCAATGGCAGAATACTTTGCATCGCTTAAATACTAA
- the thiC gene encoding phosphomethylpyrimidine synthase ThiC has protein sequence MSKVLDNLEKIDASYIQNFPSSKKIYIQGSRADIQVPMREITLSPTSLRDGTFEENPPLHVYDTSGVYTDPNVTIDLHQGLKPIRAKWIEERADTEQLSDFSSIYFHKRHDDQELNALRFPNLKKPRRAQKGKNITQMHYARKGIITPEMEYVAIRENCNLEVARQNKLLGAQHKGEHFGANLPEVYTAEFVRQEIAAGRAVLPLNVNHPEAEPMIIGRNFMVKINANIGNSATTSSIEEEVEKMLWSTRWGGDTVMDLSTGKNIHETREWILRNSAVPIGTVPIYQALEKVNGIAEDLTWEVYRDTLIEQAEQGVDYFTIHAGVRLAYVPMTAKRLTGIVSRGGSIMAKWCLHHHKENFLYTHFEEICDIMKAYDVAFSLGDGLRPGSLYDANDEAQFAELETLGELTKIAWKHDVQVMIEGPGHVPMQKIKENMTKELEDCFEAPFYTLGPLVTDVAPGYDHITSAIGAAQIGWYGTAMLCYVTPKEHLGLPNREDVKEGIIAYKIAAHAADLAKGFPGAQIRDNAMSKARFEFRWYDQFNIGFDPDRAREYHDKTLPVESAKIAHFCSMCGPKFCSMKISQDVRDYAEKIGAENVEVALKKGMEEQAEHFKESGGQIYM, from the coding sequence ATGAGTAAAGTACTCGACAACCTCGAAAAAATAGATGCTTCATACATTCAAAACTTCCCAAGCTCTAAGAAAATCTACATCCAAGGCTCCAGAGCCGACATCCAAGTCCCGATGCGTGAAATCACCCTCAGTCCAACCTCATTAAGAGATGGCACCTTTGAAGAAAACCCACCGCTTCATGTGTACGACACCTCAGGCGTTTACACCGATCCCAATGTCACCATTGACTTGCACCAAGGCTTAAAACCCATTCGTGCGAAATGGATCGAAGAGCGAGCCGACACCGAACAGTTGAGCGATTTTAGCTCTATCTATTTTCACAAACGTCACGACGACCAAGAACTAAACGCCCTACGCTTCCCCAATCTTAAAAAACCTCGCCGTGCACAAAAAGGTAAAAACATCACCCAAATGCACTATGCAAGAAAAGGCATCATCACCCCTGAGATGGAGTATGTTGCCATTCGTGAAAACTGCAACTTAGAAGTGGCACGTCAAAACAAACTCTTAGGCGCTCAACACAAAGGGGAACATTTTGGCGCGAATTTGCCTGAGGTTTACACCGCAGAATTTGTCCGTCAAGAGATCGCCGCAGGTCGAGCGGTACTACCTCTCAATGTCAACCACCCTGAAGCCGAACCGATGATCATCGGTCGAAACTTCATGGTCAAGATCAACGCCAACATTGGCAACTCCGCCACCACCTCCTCCATCGAAGAAGAGGTCGAGAAGATGCTATGGTCAACCCGTTGGGGTGGCGACACGGTTATGGACTTGTCCACAGGTAAAAACATCCACGAAACCAGAGAGTGGATACTCCGAAACTCCGCTGTGCCCATCGGAACCGTGCCGATTTACCAAGCCTTAGAAAAAGTTAATGGCATCGCCGAAGACCTTACATGGGAAGTTTATCGTGACACCCTCATCGAACAAGCCGAACAAGGCGTGGACTACTTCACCATTCACGCAGGCGTGCGTCTAGCATACGTGCCTATGACGGCTAAACGTTTGACGGGCATCGTCTCTCGTGGTGGAAGTATCATGGCAAAATGGTGTCTGCACCATCATAAAGAAAACTTCCTTTACACCCATTTTGAGGAGATCTGTGACATCATGAAAGCGTATGATGTCGCCTTTTCCTTGGGTGATGGCTTACGCCCAGGCTCCCTCTACGATGCCAACGATGAAGCGCAATTTGCCGAGTTAGAGACGCTAGGAGAACTTACCAAAATCGCATGGAAACACGATGTACAAGTGATGATCGAAGGACCGGGACACGTGCCGATGCAGAAAATCAAAGAGAACATGACCAAAGAGTTAGAGGACTGTTTTGAAGCACCCTTCTACACCCTTGGACCGCTCGTCACCGACGTCGCCCCAGGGTATGATCACATCACCTCCGCCATTGGTGCTGCGCAAATCGGCTGGTACGGCACAGCGATGCTCTGCTACGTCACCCCAAAAGAGCATTTAGGTCTGCCAAACCGTGAAGACGTCAAAGAAGGCATCATCGCCTACAAGATTGCCGCCCACGCCGCAGACCTTGCCAAAGGCTTCCCAGGAGCGCAAATCCGTGACAACGCCATGAGCAAAGCCCGTTTTGAGTTTAGATGGTACGACCAGTTCAACATCGGCTTCGACCCAGACCGAGCTCGTGAATACCACGACAAAACCCTACCCGTAGAGAGTGCCAAAATCGCACACTTCTGCTCCATGTGTGGCCCAAAATTTTGCTCGATGAAAATCTCGCAGGATGTCAGAGACTATGCTGAGAAAATCGGTGCGGAAAATGTGGAAGTCGCCCTAAAAAAAGGCATGGAAGAACAAGCTGAACACTTTAAAGAGAGTGGTGGACAGATTTACATGTAA
- a CDS encoding sulfite exporter TauE/SafE family protein yields MMLTILAFFGLLVGFSSGFFGIGGGTILVPTLIYFGYDIKTAIGISVMQMIFSSMFGSYHNYKAGVLQLNSGIFLGFGALFGAGLSGVIVDTLSSLSLLILFASVLVLSIYKFFTAPLMPKCEPNESKIVLFGVGFVIGAIAISTGTGGAVFLTPVLVGFLNWDIKKAVGTTLFFIIFGSISGFISLATHGHVDYNVGVAVGIGSLIGVYFGVKLSHRIEKKVQKRALLILYVVMLVLTLNKILSEMNIL; encoded by the coding sequence ATGATGTTAACAATACTGGCTTTTTTTGGTCTTTTGGTAGGTTTTTCCTCAGGCTTTTTTGGCATTGGTGGCGGTACCATTTTAGTTCCGACCCTGATTTATTTTGGCTATGATATTAAAACGGCGATTGGTATCTCCGTCATGCAGATGATTTTTAGCTCCATGTTTGGCTCTTACCATAACTATAAAGCAGGCGTATTACAACTCAATAGTGGTATTTTTTTAGGGTTTGGCGCTCTTTTTGGTGCGGGGCTTAGTGGTGTTATTGTCGATACTTTATCCTCCTTATCGTTGTTAATCCTCTTTGCTTCTGTGTTAGTACTTTCTATTTACAAATTTTTTACCGCACCGCTTATGCCTAAGTGTGAACCTAATGAGTCCAAAATCGTGCTGTTTGGTGTTGGTTTTGTGATTGGTGCGATTGCGATTAGTACAGGAACAGGAGGCGCTGTCTTTCTAACGCCTGTGTTGGTTGGTTTTTTAAATTGGGATATTAAAAAAGCTGTGGGAACCACACTCTTTTTTATTATTTTTGGCTCTATTTCTGGCTTTATTAGCCTTGCTACCCATGGGCATGTGGATTATAATGTAGGTGTAGCCGTGGGTATTGGCTCACTCATTGGTGTCTATTTTGGGGTGAAATTATCCCATCGTATTGAAAAGAAGGTACAAAAAAGAGCCCTTTTGATCTTATACGTCGTTATGTTGGTTTTAACCCTCAATAAAATTTTAAGTGAGATGAACATTCTATGA
- a CDS encoding HugZ family protein yields the protein MKEFIATIQTTIIGTLDAKGLPFSSYAPYIYDANRFYVYISDIATHAKNIQRNPKASLFFVEDESKTENVFARKRVSLQCDSQKIERGSDRFEEVLGLFAEKFDAKMVGTLKKMLDFNLYEFKVTYGEATFGFGKAYFIGGKNMDELVERTGDNPHHGVK from the coding sequence ATGAAAGAATTTATCGCTACGATTCAAACCACCATCATCGGCACCCTAGATGCAAAAGGGCTTCCCTTTAGCTCTTACGCACCTTATATTTACGATGCAAATCGTTTTTATGTCTACATCTCTGACATCGCAACCCACGCCAAAAACATTCAAAGAAACCCTAAAGCCTCACTCTTTTTTGTGGAAGATGAGAGTAAAACGGAGAATGTATTTGCCAGAAAGCGTGTGTCATTGCAATGCGATAGCCAAAAAATTGAGCGAGGCAGTGATCGCTTTGAAGAAGTACTGGGTTTGTTCGCTGAAAAATTTGATGCCAAAATGGTTGGTACACTGAAAAAAATGTTGGACTTTAATCTGTACGAATTTAAAGTCACCTACGGCGAAGCAACCTTCGGGTTTGGCAAAGCCTATTTTATCGGTGGAAAAAATATGGACGAACTGGTCGAGCGAACAGGCGACAATCCGCACCATGGAGTGAAGTGA
- a CDS encoding chemotaxis protein CheX, producing MKEAVIEATHHFCETILCEIPQKIETLGEYFYGSAIALLENGCEHTWYLFFEKKVLDEIAFNLLFEENLSENDLDDLLKEIANQIIGSAKVLLEEKYPENTYHLSVPEFMGNVCAPFPIPLSDRHHFQVKDSTFIIAR from the coding sequence ATGAAAGAAGCTGTGATTGAAGCAACACACCATTTTTGTGAGACGATTTTGTGTGAAATTCCTCAGAAAATTGAAACGTTGGGAGAGTACTTTTATGGCTCAGCCATTGCCTTACTCGAAAATGGATGTGAACACACGTGGTATCTCTTTTTTGAAAAAAAGGTCTTAGATGAAATTGCCTTTAACCTGCTTTTTGAAGAAAACCTGAGTGAAAATGATTTGGACGATTTACTCAAAGAAATTGCCAATCAAATCATCGGCTCTGCCAAAGTACTATTGGAAGAGAAATACCCTGAAAATACATACCACCTTAGTGTTCCTGAATTTATGGGCAATGTGTGCGCCCCTTTTCCTATCCCCCTAAGTGATAGACATCACTTTCAAGTTAAAGACAGCACCTTTATTATCGCCCGCTAA
- a CDS encoding exodeoxyribonuclease III: MKLISWNVNGIRAVANKNGFSWVDEIKPDVLCLQEIKAEAPQIPEPLFTHPFTCKHINSASKKGYSGTMSFSTQTFDTTDTAWHIDHTKEGRILEHHFGDVALFNVYFPNGQQSEERLSHKMKFYSDFLAHTEALRQKGKGIIICGDVNTAHREIDLANPKANENTSGFLPIERAWMDTLLEKGYLDTFREVHGDVKDAYSWWSYRSGARERNVGWRIDYFFISNELKSKLNDAFILNKIHGSDHCPVGIDIML, encoded by the coding sequence ATGAAACTAATTTCGTGGAATGTCAATGGCATTCGTGCGGTTGCAAATAAAAATGGCTTTTCATGGGTCGATGAGATAAAACCTGATGTTTTGTGCTTACAAGAAATCAAAGCAGAAGCACCTCAAATCCCTGAACCTCTTTTCACACACCCTTTTACATGTAAACATATCAACTCTGCGAGCAAAAAAGGCTACTCTGGTACCATGAGCTTTTCCACACAAACCTTTGATACAACAGATACGGCATGGCATATCGACCACACCAAAGAGGGGCGCATTTTGGAGCATCATTTTGGAGATGTTGCCCTCTTTAATGTCTATTTTCCCAACGGTCAGCAAAGCGAAGAACGTCTTAGTCATAAAATGAAATTTTACAGTGACTTTTTAGCACATACCGAAGCCTTACGTCAAAAAGGAAAAGGAATTATTATTTGCGGTGATGTCAATACCGCACACCGTGAAATCGACCTTGCCAACCCAAAAGCCAATGAAAACACTTCAGGCTTTCTACCCATTGAGCGTGCATGGATGGATACCCTTTTAGAAAAAGGCTACCTTGATACCTTTAGAGAAGTGCACGGTGATGTGAAAGACGCCTACTCGTGGTGGTCCTATCGTTCAGGGGCTAGAGAGCGAAATGTGGGATGGAGAATTGACTACTTTTTTATTTCCAATGAACTTAAAAGCAAACTCAACGATGCCTTTATTTTAAATAAAATTCATGGTTCGGATCATTGCCCTGTGGGTATCGATATAATGCTTTAA